TCCCTCCCCTGCATTTCCCCTCCATGTAAACAGAGATTAAGGCGTATAATAATTTTTTCCTAAAGTGTGTACATAACATTAGATGGATCAAACGTACTAGTACGAAGTACTATATATAGCAATAGCATTGGCTCTGGGCTCTGGGCTCTGGCTGGCGCCTGGCGGAGTTCTCGGAAAACATTACCATCTGTCagtcttaaaaataaaataaaattcgcaTATCAGATTCCCACACCCGTCCGTAAATTCCATGCTTGCACTCGAGACAAGTACCATTAGCATTGAAGCCATTTAGGTACCGGAGGGCATAATTGTACTTTCGACAGATATAATGGAAATTGTTGTAATCTATTTGGTTGGCATTGAAATTGAATGGCAGGGTTGTCGTCAGTTCGAAGGAGAAGCATAAGTACAACAGAGATAAGTAGGCTGTAACTGAAGCTAAAGTAGATCTACAGCGAAGAAACCAGAAGGAAACACTTTTGAGTCTTTGAACTCTCAAGTCTGACTCAAAACGACGCCGCATATGGAGGAGCTGCAGATGGATTCCATGGCGGCAGCCATAGGGGTTTCTGTTCCCGTGCTTCGCTTCCTTCTGTGCTTCGTTGTCACCATTCCTCTCAGCTTCCTCTCCCGCTTCGTCCCCTATGGCTTCTCCAAGAACCTCTACTCCGCCGCCGTCGGCGTCATCCTCTCCTACCTCTCCTTTGGTCTCTCCTCCAACCTCCACTTCCTGGTTCCCATGTCACTCGGCTACGTTTCCATGCTTCTCTATCGCCCCCGCTGCGGCATCCTCACCTTCTTCCTCGGATTCGGTTACCTCATTGGCTGGTAATTTCAACTCTCCCTTATTATGCTCTATTcgttcaattatttttatttttaattatttgtaatTGATTAAATGGTTTTGTGTGTAGCCATGTATATTACATGAGCGGTGATGCATGGAAGGAAGGGGGTATCGATGCCACCGGTGAGACTCACCTACCGCTAATTCCTTATTTAATGCTGTTAATTTTTCTCCTTGTTCTAACCACTGACGTTATAATAAAgcaaaattcaaatcaaattacAGAGGAAAAGTATCGGCTAGTACACAAGGACCTTAGCTGGTGCCTAATAGTGTTATTAATGATGTTGTTATTGTTGTACTAGGGGCCTTGATGGTTTTGACTCTTAAAGTCATCTCTTGTGCGTTTAATTATAATGATGGATTACTGAAGGAGGAAGGTTTGCGAGAGGCTCAGAAGAAAAACCGTTTGATTAAATTGCCTTCACTAATTGAATACATTGGTTACTGCCTCTGTTGTGGCACTCACTTTGCTGGCCCGGTTTATGAAATGAAGGATTATCTCGATTGGGCAGAAGGAAAAGGGGTGCGTTTATCATTCATCACTATTGCAAAACCTTTTGCTTAGTTGATtgtgcttcaaggattaaaatTTATGCTCCTTAAGTTGGTTGAAGCATTTCATTTTTCATGCTTATACCGGCTCTTGTAATTGTGATTTCAATGCTGGAGTCTTTATTGTTTGCAGCTTTGGAGCACCGAAGCAAAAGGGCGATCTGCATCACCATATGGGGCAACCTTACGAGCTATCCTGCAAGCTGGTTTTTGCATGGCCTTGTATTTATATCTGGTGCCATACTTTCCTCTTTCCAGGTTTAATGATCCTATATACCAAGAATGGGGATTCTGGAAACGGTTGGGTTACCAATATATGTCTGGTTTCACAGCACGCTGGAAATATTATTTCATCTGGTCGATTTCAGAGGCTACTGTGATCATTTCTGGGCTGGGTTTTAGTGGCTGGACAGCATCTACTCCGCCAAAGCCCCGCTGGGATCGAGCAAAGAATGTAGATATAATAGGTGTTGAGTTTGCCAAGAGTGCAGTCGTGTTGCCACTTGTGTGGAACATTCAAGTCAGCACCTGGCTTCGTCATTGTGAGTTTTTGCCTtttgatgattttcttgcttAGCGTTTACTTATTAGCTATGTTAGTATCATATTGAATTCTTTCAATTTTAGGCAAACATTTTATCTTAATTAGGGTCTTGACAGCATGATATTCTCAATTCCTGACATTGAACTGGCCATAAGACTTTATATCGTTCTATCCACATGGTAACATTGAAATAACCTCTGTTCTTGAATGCTAACATATATCTTTGTTAATCAACAGCGAGTTTcctttctctttccttttttcatTTTGATAAACGAGGCAATATATGATGGCGAATCAAATAGATTGTCTATTTACCTACCATTGTAACATTTGGCTATAACACAAGTAGTAATGTTATTGTTTGTTTTTCCTCAGATGTTTATGATAGGCTTGTTCAGAATGGGAAGAAACCTGGTTTCTTTCAGTTACTTGCCACACAGACCATCAGTGCTATATGGCATGTGAGTACATTATTGTATTCAAGATTATTGTACCTTCTATATGCATTATTATCACTTCAAGATTATAAGCTACTGGATTGGAATTGCTTGTGCATGAATTTTTCATGATGCATACATTGGAGTTCTGAGAAAAGACATTGGTTGCATATATTCTTCCTTTAAATCTTGATATCATTTTTCACTCTCTGGCTTTGGAAATGGATGGTAGATTTGAAGGAATACAAAGTCATTAAATTCATTACTCAAGCAGGTTGTGATGGTTGATAAGAGGCATAACCATATTTGTTAACTTCTTTTGGTCTATTCATTCACAAAATTTTCCTTTAAAGAAGATAAATAAATGAATTGCTGAGTCCATGTTTTAACTCTTAAGTTTGAAGGtctcattttaaaaaataaatgaatgaaTAATAATCTTCTTTaaagaagataaaaaatattaacatatGGACTTTGTTATTTCAGGGATTATATCCTGGTTACATCATATTCTTCGTTCAGTCAGCATTGATGATTGCTGGTTCCCGAGGTATAAATTGGATTTaactaattttcttttcttacttcGCTTCAGGTAGTTGACTcgtgtttctttctttctttctttttgtgcAGTCATTTACAGATGGCAGCAAGCAGTGCCTTCAGCAATTAAGAATGTGTTGGTGTTCATCAATTTTGCCTATACACTTTTGGTTCTGAACTACTCGTGTATTGGTTTCATGGTTtgtcttctctctttctctctcttctgcACACAAATTCAATCACATACATGCATGTGCAATTTGATTGCTCACACAGTCACACTTACTCATGTGAATACATCATTTATCTAAGtcataatattataaatttttgtttgCTGATTTTCTTTTTGTGTATAAATAGGTATTAAGTCTGCATGAAACTCTGGCATCATTCAGAAGTGTGCACTTTGTTGGAACTGTTGTTCCTATTGCCATGATTCTTCTTGGATCCATAATCAAGCCTGGAAAACCTGTCAGATCCAAAGGTCGGAAGGAGCAGTGAGGCAGTAAGAGCAGTTTTCTGTGGATTTTTTACATCAAATTAGGGATTAGCTTTTGGCAGTCGTCTCCTCTGTTATTTAATGTTTTGTAACATCTCATTTGCTTTTGAAGTGGTTGAACCTATTTACACTTTTGGCTTTGGCATTGAATTGTATCATCAGAGCAGAGTGTTGGGTCTACTTTTTTACATGGTCATAAATAACTGAACAGTGGGGCTAATTATTGAAGAAA
The genomic region above belongs to Arachis stenosperma cultivar V10309 chromosome 5, arast.V10309.gnm1.PFL2, whole genome shotgun sequence and contains:
- the LOC130982578 gene encoding lysophospholipid acyltransferase 1-like, with translation MEELQMDSMAAAIGVSVPVLRFLLCFVVTIPLSFLSRFVPYGFSKNLYSAAVGVILSYLSFGLSSNLHFLVPMSLGYVSMLLYRPRCGILTFFLGFGYLIGCHVYYMSGDAWKEGGIDATGALMVLTLKVISCAFNYNDGLLKEEGLREAQKKNRLIKLPSLIEYIGYCLCCGTHFAGPVYEMKDYLDWAEGKGLWSTEAKGRSASPYGATLRAILQAGFCMALYLYLVPYFPLSRFNDPIYQEWGFWKRLGYQYMSGFTARWKYYFIWSISEATVIISGLGFSGWTASTPPKPRWDRAKNVDIIGVEFAKSAVVLPLVWNIQVSTWLRHYVYDRLVQNGKKPGFFQLLATQTISAIWHGLYPGYIIFFVQSALMIAGSRVIYRWQQAVPSAIKNVLVFINFAYTLLVLNYSCIGFMVLSLHETLASFRSVHFVGTVVPIAMILLGSIIKPGKPVRSKGRKEQ